ACATCGCCGCCGCCCGCCGGCTGTGGACCGGACTCCACCCCGGCGACACCCTGGCGCGGCGCGTGGACGATGCCCTCGAACTGCTGGAGGACGTCTGCTGGGAATCCGCTCCCTGGCCGGGCACCGACGGGTCCGTGCCACTCGTCGCGGACCGGGGACTACGGCGCCTGCTGCTCCACCAGCTGCGGACCGGGACCGCACCGGAACGCTGGCGGCAGATCCATCAGCACCTGCGGAGCGGTTACGCGCCGCGGGAGCCGCTGCCGGACGGCGAGTTGGGCCCGATCCCGTTCGCGTATCTCCACCACACCCTCGCGCTGGGGCTCACCGAGCCGGTCGTCCGCTCCCTGCACCACTGGCTCGGCCACAGCACACCGTCCGTGTGGCTGTCGGCCGTGAACATCGTCTGCGCCGCGCCGCGTCCCCCGGCGGGGTTCGAGGCCGAGGCCGTATCGGTCGAGGCGCCCTGCGACGGCTGCGGACAGGGCCGACTCGCCGCCCGGGACGAGGTCGTCCACCGGGCCGTGGCCCGGCTGGTGGAAGCCCTGTGGGAGCAGTCGGACCCGCTCAACGCGCCCTGCCCCGACCGCATCGACCAAGTGGAGTCCGCGTTGCGCACGTTGCACGAGCACGAGGCCACCGACGCCTTCCGACAGGTTCTACGGCACTGGTCCGCGCTGCTGCGCGACGGGGTTCAGGCCCCGTACCTGACCGTGCCGGAAGGGAGCGGGCGATGAGGTTCCGCACCCCGGGTCGGCTGACCCGACGCGCGCTGCTCGCGGTGTTCCTTCTTGTCGTGTCGGCGGGTTCCTGGTTCGGGTACCGCGTCTACAGCGACACCTCCTGCGGCGACGGTGTCCACGAGGAGTCGTCCCCGCACGAGTGTGTCGGCGTCACCGACGGCAGCGTGAGCTTCGACCCCGCGCTGGACCAGGTGTTCGCCCGCGTCAAGGCCGAGAACGACAGGGTGACCGACTCCGGTGCCCCGTACGCCACGATCGCGCTGATGGTCCCGATGGACGTCGCCGGTCCGACGGCTCCGGTCGACCGCAAACACATGCTGTGGGAGGTGCAGGGCGCCTACTTCGCCCAGTACCGCGCCAACCACAGGGCCAACGGCCAGGCACCGGCCATCCGTCTGGTGCTGGCCAACCCCGGGCTCGGGGGCGGCCGTTGGCGCCCGGTGGCCGACCAGCTCGCGGAGCTGGCGGCCTCGCCGGAGCACCGGCTGCGCGCCGTCTTCGGGTTCGACATCAGCCTGCCCACCACCCAGCGTTCCATCGCCTATCTGACGAACGAGAAGAGGATCCCCGTCGTCGGCGGCGCGCTCACCGCCGACGACATCGCCAACACGCTCCAACACCCGCACGCCTACGAGGGGTTGGTCCGGGTCAACCCCAGCAACACCGACCAGGCCGCCGCCCTCGCCCACGCCGACCGCGGGGTCGGGGTGCGGCAGACCGTGCTGGTGGAGGACGCGCGGAACGACGACAACTACATCACCAGCCTCCGGAAGGTCTTCGAGGCGCGGACCGAGGGGGCATCGCTGGCACCCGAGCAGTTCCGTTCCCCGCCGGACATCAGCGCGGAGGGCACGACGTCGAACGACTTCCGGCAGATCGTCGCCAACATCTGCGAATCCCCGGCCAAGGAGATCTACTTCGCGGGCCGTCCGGTCCAACTCCGCCAGTTCCTCAACGAGTTGGGCAAGCGCGGCTGCCGCGCCCGCCCGTACACCGTCATTACCGGACCGGCCGCCAACGCCCTTCCCCTGGACGGCGATCTGGAGTGGGACACCCTCCGGCACGGCGTCACACTGGAGTTCACCGCCTCCTCCCACCCGGACGCCTGGACCGGCCCGAACACCCCGGCCACGGGCGGCTCGGCCGAGGCCTTCCGGACGCTGAAGGAGCTGACGAACCGTCAAGTGACGGGCTCCGTCGGCCCGGTGGACCTGGGCGACTCCCGCGCCATCATCACCTACGACTCGGCGTGGACCGCGATCGAGGGCATCCGCGACGAGGCCGTCCACGGCCACGCGGTCCCCTCCACCGACGAGGTCCGCAACGCCTGGCTGCGCCTGCACGGCGCCCACCGCGTCGAGGGCGCCAGCGGCTGGATCTGCCTCGACAACCAGGGCAACCCCTACGACAAGGCGGTCGCCGTCGTCCGCCTCGACCCCGTCACCCGCACCGACCGGTTCGTCACCCTGTCCTGGCCAACAGGCCATGCGCCGAACGGGAGTTGCACGGTGCCGCGCGCTCCGGCGACCTGACAGCCCGCAGGGTCGAGCGCGCCCGGCTCCCGACGATCTCGATCGCGTTGCGGATACCCGCCCACGCGGCCGACTCCGTTGTGCCCAGGGCAAGATCGGCACCACGCCGGTCGATGCCGCACCACAGGAGTCACCCATGCCGAAGCTCGAAGTCAACGGCGCAGTACTCGTGTACGACGACGAAGGCCCCCGTGACGGAGACGGCGGCGTGCCGCTCGTGTTCATGCACGGCTGGACGGCCGACCGGCACCGCTGGGACGACCAGTTCGCGCACTTCGCGGGCGGGCGCCGGGTCATACGGCTCGACCTGCGCGGGCACGGGGAGAGCACCGGCGCGGGAGCGCGGACCGTCGCCGAACTCGCCGCGGATGTCGTCGCGTTGCTCGACCATCTGGAGGTCGGCCGGTTCGTGCCGGTCGGGCACTCCATGGGCGGGATGATCGCCCAGACCCTCGTCCTGGACCATCCCGAGCGGGTCGAGCGGATGGTGCTGGTCGACTCGATCAGCCGCATGACCTACAGCCGGTCGCGCGGACTGCTGCTGGCGGTGTCCACGCTGCTGCCGTTCAAGCTCTTCGTCGCCGTCAACATCCAGCGCGCCTTCGCCCCCGGCTACCCCAAGGAGAAGATCCGCGAGTACATCGACGCCTCCGCCGCGACACCGCGCGAGGTCGTCATGACCTGCTACGGCGCGATGCGGGCCTTCGACGTGCTGGACCGCGTCGGCGGGATCAGCGCGCCGACGCTCATCGTGCACGGGTACCACGACATCCAGTTGCCCCTCTCCCAGATGCTGCGGATGGCCAACGCCTACCCGGACGCGGCCGTCCGGATCGTCGACGCCGGGCACGAACTGCCCGTGGAGAAACCGGCCCAACTCACCTCGCTGCTCGCCGACTTCGTGTCGACGCCGGCCTGAGACCAGCCCCCGCCCACCTCAGGCCGGCCGTACCAGCCCCGCGTCGTACGCGAAGATCACCGCCTGCACCCGGTCCCGCGCGCCGATCTTGGCGAGGATGCGGCTGACGTGGGACTTGACGGTGGACTCGGCGAGGCACAGCCGTTCGGCGATCTCGGTGTTGCTCCAGCCGGCCGCCATGACCGTGAGGACCTCGCGCTCCCGGTCGGTGAGGGCGTCGAGGCGGCGGTCCTGTTCGGCGGTGCGGCCGGGCATGCGGTCGGCGAAGGCGTCGATGAGTTTGCGGGTCAGGCCGGGGGAGATGACGGCGTCCCCGGCGGCCACCGCGCGGATGCCGGCGACGAGTTCCTCGGGCAGCGCGTCCTTGAGGAGGAAGCCGCTGGCCCCGGCGCGGAGTGCCGCGTACGCGTACTCGTCGAGGTCGAAGGTGGTCAGCACCAGGACGCGGGAGCGGCCGCCCGACCGCACGATCCTGCGGGTGGCCTCGATGCCGTCCATGCCGGGCATGCGGACGTCCATCAGGACGACGTCGGGGCGGAGTTCGGCCGCCAGCCGGACCGCCTCGCCGCCGTGCGTGGCCTCGCCGACGGTGCTCAGGTCGGGGTACTGCTCGATGAGCATGCTGAAGCCGAGGCGCTGGAGGGCCTGGTCGTCGACGATGAGGACGGTGGTCATGCCGGGTGCTTCTCCGTGAGGTCGGGGGCGGTGGGGAGGGGGACCAGGAGGGCGCGGACGGTCCAGCCGCCACGGGAGTTGGGGCCCGCGACGACCTGTCCGCCGTAGAGCGCGGCCCGTTCGCGCATGCCGACGAGGCCCTTGCCCTGTTCGCCGGTGCCGGACGCCTGGTGCGGGCCGGTGTCCTCGACGGTGACGATCACCGCGTCGGGGGCGGCCGTCACCGTGACCTCGACGGTCGTGTCCGGTGCCGTGTGCTTGAGCGTGTTGGTGAGGGCTTCCTGCACGATGCGGTAGACGGCGAGCTGAAGTCCCTGGGCGAGACCGGTGAGTTCGCCCTTGAGGCGGAGGGTCGCGGCGGGGCCCGCGGCCCGCACCCGTTCCATCAGGGCGCCCAGATCGGCCAGCCCGGGCTGGGGCGCGAGCGGGGTGTCGCCGGGTTCGTCGTCGTGGATGACGGCGAGCAGCCTGCGCAGTTCGGCCAGGGCACCTCGGCCGCTGTCGGCGATGATCCGCAGGGTGTCCGCGCCCCGCTTCGGCTTCGCCTCGGCGAGTCCGGCGGCGCCGCCCGCGAGGCCGACGATCACGGCGAGGGTGTGGCCGAGGATGTCGTGCATCTCCCGTGCCACGCGGGCGCGTTCGGTCGCCGCGGCCAGCTGGGCGCGCTGGTCGCGTTCCATCTCCAGCCGTACGGCGTGCTCCTGGAGGGCCTCGATGTAGGCGTTCACCAGTTTTCCGGCCAGGCCCAGCGCGGCCATCGAGAGGATGGCGACCACGGCCAGGAACGCCAGCACCGGGGTGCTGGCCGTCTGGCTCTGCGCCTTGAGGCCGTTGAAGAAGATGATCGAGGCGAACGTCTGCACGAGGTTGTACGTGACGGCGACGGCCAGCTGGCCGGGAGCCCCGAAGCGTCCCACGTTCAGCAGCGCCACCAACTGGGTCGCGCTCGAACCCGAGTCCACCCCCAGGAACAGGCACACCTCGGAGAGGACGACCAGGGCGGCGAAGACCAGCACGGGCCGCTGCCTGCGCCACAGCAACGGCACGGTGTACCCCGCCGTGACCGCCAGCATCAGCACGAACGCGGGGCCGGAGTCCTGGGCCGCGCGCACCAGGGCCGGAACGCCGCCGAGGGCGTAGAAGGCGGGCACCCCCCAGAGCCTGACCCGCGGATGCGCCACGTCGGCCGCCCGCACCCGCCCCAGCCAGGTGAGCAGCCGGACGACCGACCGGTACTCGGAGTCGCCCAGCCGGGTCTGCCCGATCAGGATCTGCGGCTTGACGGTCCGGTCCGTCGGCGGTGCGGTCACGGGAGACACCCTCCATGGTGCAGGCGGGCCGCCCGCCGGTCCCGGGGGGAAGGGGACCGGCGGGCGGGGACGGTGTGGTCGACAGGGGCGGGGCCGTACGACCGGGAACGGCGTCCTGGTGTGGATCGTACGGCCGCTGCCTCAGCTCTTGCCGGTGGCGCCGGACGACACGGGCGCCTTGTCCGGGCCGGTGGAGCCGTCGTCCGGGGTCTCGGTCAGCAGGTGGCGCAGCCCTTCGCCCTCGACGTCGACGTTGGGCAGCACCCGGTCCAGCCAGCCGGGCAGCGTCCAGGCGCGGCGGCCGAGCAGGGTCATGACCGCGGGCACGAGCGTCATCCGGACGACGAACGCGTCGAAGAGGACGGCGGCCGCGAGGCCCAGGCCGATCGACTTGATCAGCGCCACGTCGTCCAGCAGGAAGCCGGCGAACACGGAGATCATGATGACCGCGGCGGCCGTGACCACCCGGGCGCTGTACCGGAACCCCGCGATCACCGCCTCCGTGGGCTCGGCCCCGTGGACGTACTCCTCACGCATCCGGGTCACCAGGAACACCTCGTAGTCCATGGCGAGCCCGAACACCACGCCGATCATGAAGATCGGCAGGACGCTCACGATCGGCGAGGTCTGGTCGACGCCGAACAGGTCGGCCAGCCAGCCCCACTGGAAGACCGCGACCACGACACCGAGCGTGGCGAGCACGCTGAGCAGGAAGCCGAGGGCCGCCTTGAGCGGGACCAGGATCGAGCGGAAGACGAGGAGCAGCAGGATCAGGGCCAGGCCGACGACCACTCCCAGGTAGGGGATCAGGGCGCCGCTGAGCTTGTTCGACGCGTCGATGTTCAGCGCGGTGGTGCCGGTGACCAGCAGTTCGGCGCCGGTGTCGTCCTTCAGGGCGGGGCCCCGGTCGCGGATCTCGGAGACCAGGTCGACGGTGGCCGCGCTGCTGGGCGAGCTCTTCGGCACGACGGAGATCAGCGCCACGTTGCCGCTCTGGTTGAACACCGCGGGGCGCACGGCGGCGACATCGGACATCTTGCCGAGCTGAGCGGCCGCGTCCTGTGCCGCGGTCTTGGCGTCGCTGCTGTTCTGGCCGTCGACGACCACGGTCAGCGGGCCGTTGTAGCCGTCGCCGAAGCCCTTGGTGATCGTGTCGTAGGCGATGCGCTCGCTGGTGCCCGGCGAGGACGTGCTGTCGTCCGGCAGGGCCAGGCGCATCGACAGCACGGGGATGGCCAGGATGCCGAGCCCGACGACGGAGACGACCAGCATCTTCAGCGGGTTGCGGGTCACGAACCGGGCCCAGCGCACGCCCGCCGTCTCGCCCTTGCCGCCCTCCTGGAGAGCGCGCATCCGGCGGCTGGTGAACCGGCTGCCCATGATCCGCATCCCGGCGAAGCCCAGCACCGCGGGCAGCAGGGTCAGCGCGATCAGTACGGCGACCACGACCGCGAAGGCGGCGCCCAGGCCCATCGTGGTCAGCATGCTGATGCCGATGATGCTCAGACCGGCCAGGGCGATGACGACGGTGAGACCGGCGAAGACCACCGCGGAACCGGCGGTGCCCAGGGCGCGGCCCGCGGCCTCCTCCGGTTCGTGGCCCTCCCGGATCTCGCTGCGGTACCGGGAGACGATGAACAGGGCGTAGTCGATGGCCACGGCGAGGCCCAGCATCAGGGCCAGCGTCGAGGCGGCCGAGCTGAGGTTGAAGACCGAGCCCGCGAGTGTGATGGCGGCGACCGCCGTGCCGACCCCGAAGATCGCCGTCAGCAGGGGCAGCCCGGCCGCGAGGAGCGACCCGAAGGTGATCACGAGCGCCACGGCCGCGATCAGCAGACCGATCAACTCGGTGCTGCTGCTGCCCGCCTTCTCCTGTACGGCGTTGCCGCCCATGCTCACCGCGAGGCCGGCCTTCTCGCCGCGGTCGGCCACGGAGTGCAGCGCGGCGCGCGCCGCGTCGGTGACGTCGGGCTGGCCGACCTTGTAGGTGACCTGGGCGTAGGTGATGGTGCCGGACTTGCTGATCAGGCCGCTCTGGTACGGGTCGGCGACGCTCGCGACCTGGGGCGCCTTCTTGAGGTCGGCGATCAGCGACTGGACCTCGGTCCTGTCGGCGCCGGAGGCCAGTGTGTGGCCCTTGGGCGCCTCGAACACCACGCGGGCGGTGGCGCCGGAGGCCGATGCCTGCGGGAACTCCTTCTCCAGCAGGTCGATCGCCTTCTGCGACTGTGTGCCGGGGAGGGCGAAGCTGTCGGACGTGTTCGTCGTGACACTCATGGCACCGATGCCGACGGCCGCCAGGACGGCGATCCACAGCATCAGGACGAGCCGTCGCCGCCTGAACGAGAACCGGCCCAGCCGGTAGAGGAGGGTGGCCATGGGGTACTCCCACCAGGTTCGATAGAAAGAGGAGGGCCTGCGCGACCCACGCCTTCACGCTATGAGCGGCTTTCCTCGCGTCCGCGGCACCGGGGAAGTGAAAGCGGCCGGGGTGACTAGTACCGGGGTACTAGACCCTCTCCACCCTCCAGTCGAGGTGGACGCCCCCCGGGGTCGAGACGGGCGCCGTGATCCGGCCCACACGATCCGGGACAAGAGCCGGTTATGGTGACCAGGCGAATCGAACGGGGACAGAACCGGCGGAGGACACCGTGTCGGACGAAGGGCGTCGCATCGCCGGGCGCTACCGGCTGACCGAGCAGATCGGCCGGGGCGGCATGGGCACCGTCTGGCGGGCCGACGACGAGGTGCTCGGCCGCCAGGTCGCCGTCAAGCGGCTCCACGCCCGCCCGGAACTCTCCGTCGACGAACTCGCCACCCTCTTCGAGCGCACCCGCCGCGAGGCCCGCAGCGCCGCCCGCATCGCGCACCCGAACGTGATCGTCGTCCATGACGTCGTGGACGACGAGGGCCGCCCCTGCATCGTCATGGAGTACGTCCCCGGCCCCACGCTCGCCGAACTCCTCGAGGACGGCCGGACCCTCCCGTACCAGGAGGCGGCCCGCATCGGCCTCGGCATGGTCGCCGCCCTGCGCGCCGCCCACGCCGCCGGTGTGCTGCACCGTGACGTCAAGCCCGGCAACGTCCTGCTCGGCGCCGGCGACCGGCTCGTCCTCACCGACTTCGGCATCGCCATGACGGACGGGACGTCGACCCTCACCAAGACCGGCGAGATGGTCGGCTCCATCCACTACATGGCCCCGGAACGCGTCCGCGGGCTCACCCCCGGCACCGCCTCCGACCTCTGGGCCCTGGGCGCCACCCTCTACCAGGCCGTCGAGGGACGCCCGCCGTTCCGCCGGGTCACCGCGATGGAGACCGCGTACGCCATCGCGGTGGACCCACTCGAACCCATGAAGCAGGCTGGACCGCTGGAGCCGCTCATCGAGGCCCTGCTCGTCAAGGAGCCCGGCGAACGGCCGACGGCGGAACAGACGGAACGGGCCCTGCAGAGTGCTTGGTGGGGCGAGTCGACGGCTCAACTCCAGCCACCGGAAGCCGACTTGACCGCCATGGCGGCGGAGCCGAAACCTGCGGGAGACTCCGGCCGCGGGCGGCGCCGGAGCCGCAAGGGGTTCGTGATCGGGGCGATCTCCATCGCCGTGGCCGCCGCTGTCGCGGCCACGGCGTTCGTGCTGCACACGACGTCCAAGTCCGCGCCCGCCCACGCGACTTCGCAGCCCACGACGACGGCCTCGGCCTCGGCGTCGCCCGTGCCGGAGGGCTATCACCTCGTCCGGGACCGTCAACTCGGCGTCTCCTTCCCGGTTCCGGACGGCTGGAAGGCCGGTAAGCGGACGGCGGAGGGCGTCACCTACACCGACGAGACGGGCCTGGCCGGGATCACCATCGGGATCGTCGACCCGGCGGGCCCCGACCCGAGCACGCACTTCGCGGACATCGAGGCCAACACCAAGGT
The nucleotide sequence above comes from Streptomyces sp. N50. Encoded proteins:
- a CDS encoding alpha/beta fold hydrolase, producing the protein MPKLEVNGAVLVYDDEGPRDGDGGVPLVFMHGWTADRHRWDDQFAHFAGGRRVIRLDLRGHGESTGAGARTVAELAADVVALLDHLEVGRFVPVGHSMGGMIAQTLVLDHPERVERMVLVDSISRMTYSRSRGLLLAVSTLLPFKLFVAVNIQRAFAPGYPKEKIREYIDASAATPREVVMTCYGAMRAFDVLDRVGGISAPTLIVHGYHDIQLPLSQMLRMANAYPDAAVRIVDAGHELPVEKPAQLTSLLADFVSTPA
- a CDS encoding response regulator → MTTVLIVDDQALQRLGFSMLIEQYPDLSTVGEATHGGEAVRLAAELRPDVVLMDVRMPGMDGIEATRRIVRSGGRSRVLVLTTFDLDEYAYAALRAGASGFLLKDALPEELVAGIRAVAAGDAVISPGLTRKLIDAFADRMPGRTAEQDRRLDALTDREREVLTVMAAGWSNTEIAERLCLAESTVKSHVSRILAKIGARDRVQAVIFAYDAGLVRPA
- a CDS encoding sensor histidine kinase, which codes for MSPVTAPPTDRTVKPQILIGQTRLGDSEYRSVVRLLTWLGRVRAADVAHPRVRLWGVPAFYALGGVPALVRAAQDSGPAFVLMLAVTAGYTVPLLWRRQRPVLVFAALVVLSEVCLFLGVDSGSSATQLVALLNVGRFGAPGQLAVAVTYNLVQTFASIIFFNGLKAQSQTASTPVLAFLAVVAILSMAALGLAGKLVNAYIEALQEHAVRLEMERDQRAQLAAATERARVAREMHDILGHTLAVIVGLAGGAAGLAEAKPKRGADTLRIIADSGRGALAELRRLLAVIHDDEPGDTPLAPQPGLADLGALMERVRAAGPAATLRLKGELTGLAQGLQLAVYRIVQEALTNTLKHTAPDTTVEVTVTAAPDAVIVTVEDTGPHQASGTGEQGKGLVGMRERAALYGGQVVAGPNSRGGWTVRALLVPLPTAPDLTEKHPA
- a CDS encoding MMPL family transporter; this translates as MATLLYRLGRFSFRRRRLVLMLWIAVLAAVGIGAMSVTTNTSDSFALPGTQSQKAIDLLEKEFPQASASGATARVVFEAPKGHTLASGADRTEVQSLIADLKKAPQVASVADPYQSGLISKSGTITYAQVTYKVGQPDVTDAARAALHSVADRGEKAGLAVSMGGNAVQEKAGSSSTELIGLLIAAVALVITFGSLLAAGLPLLTAIFGVGTAVAAITLAGSVFNLSSAASTLALMLGLAVAIDYALFIVSRYRSEIREGHEPEEAAGRALGTAGSAVVFAGLTVVIALAGLSIIGISMLTTMGLGAAFAVVVAVLIALTLLPAVLGFAGMRIMGSRFTSRRMRALQEGGKGETAGVRWARFVTRNPLKMLVVSVVGLGILAIPVLSMRLALPDDSTSSPGTSERIAYDTITKGFGDGYNGPLTVVVDGQNSSDAKTAAQDAAAQLGKMSDVAAVRPAVFNQSGNVALISVVPKSSPSSAATVDLVSEIRDRGPALKDDTGAELLVTGTTALNIDASNKLSGALIPYLGVVVGLALILLLLVFRSILVPLKAALGFLLSVLATLGVVVAVFQWGWLADLFGVDQTSPIVSVLPIFMIGVVFGLAMDYEVFLVTRMREEYVHGAEPTEAVIAGFRYSARVVTAAAVIMISVFAGFLLDDVALIKSIGLGLAAAVLFDAFVVRMTLVPAVMTLLGRRAWTLPGWLDRVLPNVDVEGEGLRHLLTETPDDGSTGPDKAPVSSGATGKS
- a CDS encoding serine/threonine-protein kinase, with protein sequence MSDEGRRIAGRYRLTEQIGRGGMGTVWRADDEVLGRQVAVKRLHARPELSVDELATLFERTRREARSAARIAHPNVIVVHDVVDDEGRPCIVMEYVPGPTLAELLEDGRTLPYQEAARIGLGMVAALRAAHAAGVLHRDVKPGNVLLGAGDRLVLTDFGIAMTDGTSTLTKTGEMVGSIHYMAPERVRGLTPGTASDLWALGATLYQAVEGRPPFRRVTAMETAYAIAVDPLEPMKQAGPLEPLIEALLVKEPGERPTAEQTERALQSAWWGESTAQLQPPEADLTAMAAEPKPAGDSGRGRRRSRKGFVIGAISIAVAAAVAATAFVLHTTSKSAPAHATSQPTTTASASASPVPEGYHLVRDRQLGVSFPVPDGWKAGKRTAEGVTYTDETGLAGITIGIVDPAGPDPSTHFADIEANTKVNYPSYRRLRMQQTTFQQQPAAIWEFTFQGRARVFRAIDLGFGREGGREYDIYLSAPDAKWDAYRPVFDRVRDGFVTSAS